The Saccopteryx leptura isolate mSacLep1 chromosome 2, mSacLep1_pri_phased_curated, whole genome shotgun sequence genome has a window encoding:
- the NRGN gene encoding neurogranin, with amino-acid sequence MDCCTESACSKPEEDILDIPLDDPGANAAAAKIQASFRGHMARKKIKSRESGRKGPGPGGPGGAGGARGGSGSGPSGD; translated from the exons ATGGACTGCTGCACC gagaGCGCCTGCTCCAAGCCCGAGGAGGACATTCTAGACATCCCGCTGGACGATCCTGGTGCCAACGCTGCTGCTGCCAAAATCCAGGCGAGTTTCCGGGGCCACATGGCACGGAAGAAGATCAAGAGCAGAGAGAGCGGCCGAAAGGGCCCGGGTCCTGGAGGGCCTGGTGGAGCTGGGGGCGCCCGGGGAGGCTCCGGCAGTGGCCCCAGCGGAGACTAG